From the genome of Phaeodactylum tricornutum CCAP 1055/1 chromosome 13, whole genome shotgun sequence, one region includes:
- a CDS encoding predicted protein translates to MWNASSYFQPALKPSRTIVTSFTPQKPSIATNEGIGSENDAYEEGDWVLNLSHDAVSSTVSCALSNGEIQIYDQERLHPVASYCIPRITNSGSSATVLANELAYGSPGSHLLLAACSDGRIVVWDWRQSPNSGSQLHSSIPAGQATLTLSMGYSGALVAVGSDKEQVHFFDLRYGGNPVGSYTDAHTLEVTQVRFVDLSSSTLVSAGEDGLACLFDTRQATEETAMQTVLNVRAPVRRIGFCGNNRQDLYVLTGNETASIWDLNTSTCKRDFGYALRHDLGQAIHSQSPAPMDYLVDAKWDGGSNELQLVAGTADGNTALFRLTEDFQRAAWQPCHALVRGHRGVVRAWAPLSSSILLTAGEDARLCEWNRMGLHAHSAPSSQMPTATTDAATQFSTTPRNPVVGGGGPVRRANQRQRNKAATDPY, encoded by the coding sequence ATGTGGAACGCTAGTAGCTATTTCCAGCCCGCCCTCAAGCCGTCTCGGACAATTGTCACTTCCTTTACTCCTCAGAAACCGTCGATCGCCACCAACGAAGGTATTGGTAGTGAAAATGATGCTTATGAAGAAGGCGACTGGGTTCTCAACTTGTCCCATGATGCTGTGTCCAGCACGGTGAGCTGCGCATTGAGTAATGGGGAAATTCAGATTTACGATCAGGAGCGCCTCCATCCTGTAGCGTCTTACTGCATACCGAGAATAACGAATAGCGGCTCAAGCGCTACCGTCTTAGCCAACGAGCTGGCCTACGGATCTCCCGGCAGTCACTTGCTACTGGCGGCTTGTAGCGATGGTCGTATCGTCGTTTGGGACTGGCGTCAGTCACCGAATTCAGGTTCGCAGTTGCATTCGTCGATTCCTGCTGGACAGGCGACTCTAACGCTCTCTATGGGGTACAGCGGTGCGTTGGTGGCCGTTGGGAGTGACAAAGAACAAGTGCATTTTTTCGATCTGCGGTATGGGGGAAATCCTGTCGGATCCTACACTGACGCTCATACACTTGAGGTGACGCAAGTCCGCTTCGTCGATCTCTCGTCGTCCACTTTAGTGTCAGCGGGTGAAGACGGCCTGGCATGTCTGTTCGACACGAGACAAGCGACTGAAGAAACTGCTATGCAGACTGTTCTTAACGTAAGGGCTCCTGTTCGTCGGATTGGCTTTTGTGGTAATAATCGACAAGATTTGTATGTCTTGACGGGAAATGAAACGGCGAGTATTTGGGATTTGAATACATCAACTTGTAAACGTGACTTTGGATATGCACTGCGGCACGATTTGGGTCAagcaattcacagtcaatcaccTGCTCCTATGGACTATCTTGTTGACGCCAAGTGGGATGGCGGTAGCAATGAACTACAGCTGGTGGCGGGGACCGCGGATGGAAATACTGCTCTGTTTCGGCTCACGGAGGATTTTCAACGGGCTGCGTGGCAACCGTGTCACGCTCTCGTCCGAGGCCACAGAGGGGTCGTACGTGCGTGGGCACCCTTATCATCGTCGATACTTCTGACCGCTGGCGAAGACGCTCGATTGTGCGAGTGGAATCGCATGGGTCTGCACGCTCACTCAGCCCCTTCGTCTCAGAtgccgacggcgacgacggatGCTGCTACACAATTTTCAACCACACCCAGAAACCCAGTCGTAGGTGGTGGTGGTCCAGTACGAAGGGCCAACCAGCGACAGCGGAATAAGGCAGCCACTGATCCGTACTAG
- a CDS encoding predicted protein yields the protein MTTLRQFQLNDLLKFNQINLDVLTETYNGSFYMAYLSKWPESFVVAESPHGSLMGYVLGKAEGEGKQWHGHVSAVTVAPEYRRLGLAQTLMTYFETLSVQQYNAYFVDLFVRASNTLAIDMYNKFGYVTYRRVLGYYSGELPEDALDMRKALPRDKDKESIVPLQYPVLPEDLEW from the exons ATGACAACTCTCCGGCAGTTTCAACTGAACGATCTCTTAAAATTCAACCAAATCAATTTGGATGTCCTG ACTGAAACATACAACGGTTCGTTTTACATGGCATACCTTTCCAAATGGCCAGAATCGTTTGTTG TGGCGGAATCTCCCCATGGATCGCTTATGGGTTACGTGTTGGGAAAGGCCGAAGGTGAAGGGAAGCAATGGCACGGTCATGTCTCTGCCGTTACGGTGGCACCAGAATACAGGCGTTTGGGTTTGGCACAAACGCTGATGACCTACTTTGAAACGCTAAGCGTTCAACAGTATAATGCTTACTTTGTGGATTTGTTTGTGCGCGCTTCCAACACGTTAGCGATTGATATGTATAATAAGTTTGGCTACGTTACATACCGGAGAGTACTGGGTTACTATTCCGGTGAACTACCTGAGGATGCTTTAGATATGAGAAAAGCTTTGCCGAG AGATAAGGACAAGGAAAGCATCGTTCCTCTCCAATATCCCGTGCTTCCCGAAGATTTGGAATGGTAG
- the RFK gene encoding riboflavin kinase (This family consists of part of the bifunctional enzyme riboflavin kinase / FAD synthetase. These enzymes have both ATP:riboflavin 5'-phospho transferase and ATP:FMN-adenylyltransferase activities. They catalyse the 5'-phosphorylation of riboflavin to FMN and the adenylylation of FMN to FAD.): MPESAKDGKTKDLDENPGNILPLRMMSKVARGFGRGSSDLGIPTANLDRDALQVARPKNAGGILHDDIPSFDGLPCGIYWGFARVGENPKFVGKEAEGGSSFSGVYAAAVSIGYNPTYNNETKTIEPHFIAPSSDPRRRISTTARFDFPW, from the exons atGCCCGAGTCTGCAAAAGATGGAAAAACGAAGGACCTAGACGAAAACCCCGGCAATATCTTGCCGCTCCGCATGATGAGCAAGGTAGCGCGTGGATTCGGGCGAGGATCTTCCGATCTGGGGATTCCGACCGCCAATCTGGATCGTGACGCGCTTCAAGTGGCACGGCCTAAAAACGCCGGAGGTATCCTTCATGATGACATTCCGTCTTTTGATGGTCTTCCTTGTGGAATCTACTGGGGATTTGCGCGAGTAGGTGAAAACCCTAAGTTTGTGGGGAAAGAAGCAGAAGGCGGGTCCTCGTTCTCTGGTGTTTACGCCGCTGCCGTATCCATAGGATACAACCCAACCTACAATAATG AGACAAAGACGATTGAACCACATTTTATTGCTCCATCATCAGACCCGCGTCGACGG ATTTCTACGACCGCCCGATTCGACTTTCCGTGGTAG
- a CDS encoding predicted protein translates to MKFATVCTSSKKESSRRRIMVCAPTNKAIADLYKLARRLETRLISSLPGMPTSVGKLASKISNSLKRLESGGAAHGIVENIDKVLQQLKDMPQDHIYRELLLSADIIFCTLASAGGLLLRMTSRIDDLIVDEAAAATEPELCIPLHLQPSRLLCVGDPKQLPATLLSRKAVDLGLSKSLQERLMYDCKQQHIMLDVQYRMNPQISSFPSRCFYEDKIQN, encoded by the exons ATGAAATTTGCCACTGTGTGTACTTCTAGTAAAAAAGAGAGCagtcgtcgtcgaattaTGGTTTGCGCTCCAACCAACAAGGCTATTGCT GACTTGTACAAACTTGCTCGCCGATTGGAGACTCGCCTCATCTCCAGTCTTCCCGGTATGCCAACATCTGTCGGCAAGCTagcttccaaaatttccaacAGCTTGAAACGTCTAGAGAGTGGAGGTGCAGCGCACGGGATTGTTGAAAATATTGACAAAGTACTACAGCAGCTGAAGGACATGCCGCAAGATCACATCTATCGAGAACTGCTACTTTCTGCCGACATCATCTTTTGTACATTGGCTAGTGCAGGAGGCTTGCTCTTGCGTATGACGTCCAGAATTGATGACTTGATTGTCGACGAAGCCGCTGCTGCCACTGAGCCGGAGCTTTGCATTCCACTTCACCTTCAACCGTCGCGTCTTTTGTGTGTTGGGGACCCCAAGCAATTACCGGCGACTCTGCTCTCGCGCAAGGCTGTTGACCTGGGATTGAGCAAGAGTTTGCAGGAGCGTCTCATGTATGATTGTAAACAACAACATATAATGCTGGATGTGCAGTATCGAATGAACCCTCAAATCTCAAGCTTTCCCTCCAGATGCTTTTACGAGGACAAAATTCAGAAC